The Halictus rubicundus isolate RS-2024b chromosome 5, iyHalRubi1_principal, whole genome shotgun sequence nucleotide sequence TAAGAAATTACTGTTGAAGATATTACAAGTGTTTCGATGAAATTGACCAATATTTAatgttttctttcctttttttatcAGACAACATACTGAACATGCAATGTAGTGTGAAGTATGTGTTCTACATATTATATTGAAACAACATAATATTATTTGTTGCAGGCTACAATAGGTATAGATTTTTTAAGCAAAACTATGTATCTGGAGGATAGAACCGTAAGATTACAGCTGTGGGACACGGCGGGCCAAGAACGGTTTCGATCTTTGATACCAAGTTACATCAGAGATTCTACGGTTGCAGTTGTCGTATATGATATTACTAGTAAGTGTTGTTCATAGGAAGACCTGCACTCTTGATTGTTATGCCAGCTGAACTGAACTGTTTACACAGATGCGAACTCATTTCACCAAACATCGAAGTGGATCGATGACGTTCGAGCCGAGAGGGGAAGTGATGTAATTATAATGCTAGTGGGTAATAAGACAGACTTGAGTGAGAAAAGACAAGTTCCGACAGAAGAAGGTGAACGGAAAGCTAAAGAATTGAATGTGATGTTTACCGAAACTAGTGCTAAAGCTGGTTACAATGTAAAACAAGTATGTGTCAAAAAAGTTGTTCTATCTTTTGACCGATCGACCAGAATTTCAAATTGTCAATTGTATGTCGTTTGTGTTTCAGCTGTTTAGAAGAGTAGCAGCAGCTCTACCAGGCATGGACTCCACTGAAAATAAGCCTCCTGAAGACAGTATCCTTTCTGTAAGATATGTAGTATACACACTTGCATGGTACATACATAATCGTATTTCAGGTATTTTTCTTTCTAAGAATCTAGCAGTAAGAAGCATATCCTAGGCCCTGAATTTTTAATAGCGATTGTGTTCGTTACAcaattaattatatattttacagGAACCATATTAATTAATTCAGTtgcaaaatatttctatttaaaCCACTCATTTTGAAATCTTTCATCAGTATTGTCCATCTTCTGAACATCATTTTCgactatattattttttaatatttattatttgatattattaacgatttctttttttttccgttctCTTTTTGTGTTTTCCTTAATATGTTGCTAATCCTGTAGTGCAAGAAGTAGTTCTCAAGGACACACCAATTGAACTGAAAGCAACGGAGAACAGGTGTGCATGTTAAACCACCGATCAGCTTAACGGTAGACAAAACACTTCTTTaagttaaattaataaattaaatattcgaCGTTAGAACGGTGACGTATTCAGCCTTGTGTTCTTTTCACAGTTTTTGAAATGTGAAAAGTGTTAGCACAGTACTGAATAGGTATAATACTTTATTCATGGAAATATAAATATCACACGGTAGCTTAAGTGGACTGCTTTTACACAATAACGTGTTTCGTTTGTATCAGTACATCAACGCATCAACATAATCCAATTTATTTAAATCCTCGAACTCTCCATCAATGCTGCTTGCTCTTCTTTTTTTAtgtttgtcttttttttttaaacgtgtCAGTGGTTGATAATTTAGAGAACGCAtcgattatttattaattttgaaaagtaaatttttattttatcgtaATTTTGACTTTAAGCGGTGATATGTTTTGCATTCTGGGGACAAAATGAATCTTTCAACGAGATACTAGTCGTGTGCATGATCGGTGTAGCAGTTGCATGATACGGTAcacttatataatttatatacatatatataagtTGCTAGCAAAATCCACTGATCGGTGAAACCGTAAAAATTACGTATTGCGTAAATGCAGTCAAGAAGTTAGTCAACAACGATCCATTGATTTAATGTGATTGCAACAATCAGCAATAAGAGTCTTTTTATATTTACGAATccaatcaattttaattttacggaCATGCTGAAGGAGAAAATTCGTGCATAGAATGTACCTGCGTGCGTATCACGAACTATTACgaagataaaaaataatttatgacaaaagaaaaaaaaacaatttttaacgtCGCAAAAGCTAGCAGCTAATGttgtctcttttttttttaacgaatacTTTAAGAATCCATTGCTCACGTATGAGGGTTTTCCGTGTGTTGGAATGACCGCTGCATAAATTAACATATTGCATTTTCTGTTGAAgtattatttatacattttgaACTGAATTAGACTCATTTAGAACgaacgagagagggagagagggagagaaaaaacgTATAGATAGAGAAATTAAGCAAAAATAACTCTGACAAATTCGGATATGTACATATTAACGTAAACTCGGGATATGGATAGACAGAATGCTATTATACCTAATATTATGACatttttgttaataattattgtaatattttaatttatataaaaaaccTCGAatagcattatttttttatgttaatttcTTAAAGTCCACAATTTTTCTTGCCATTCTCCTTTATACACATATGTATTTCCTTTTATTTTCGAAGAGTTGCTATGAGACTTACTTACTTACTTACTTTTTATCAGTGTTTGAACGGTAATTTTAAGTAGGCTTAATACGCATACAACACATTGTATGGCATTGTAAAAACGTGACGAAGCAGCACTCGatgtataattttaattaagGTGCTTCGTGGCTGTAAACCTCTCACTATTATTAATGTTAGGGAATGTTCCGTCCCATTTTTGAACTGTTTAAATTTTATACGCTTTTTAATTACAGCTACTCTAGCttcaaaaaaagaaagaacaaaaaaataagatcgaaaagaaaaataattgtacATTTTAATGGGACTAATTCTACAGTTAACGTTTAAGAAATCATACtgtttgtaataataatacttgAATCGTATGGTATCAATCTTATTACGCTGCCTGAACgcaatgaaataattaaaatctaCAGTATTGATTCTAAGGCCTAATATTTATTGCATCACGTACTCTTAAGATTATCGAATTTCTTATTATAATAATCACGCGAAGATTAATTCGTTCtatggaaaatgaaaaaaacaaacaaaacaaaacaacagAAATGTTGAAAACGTGGTTGAATGTATGAAACGCGATGTCGCAGAACCATTGAACTGTCATTGTGCCACACTAACACTCTTGATAACGCCTTAACACACGAAAGCAGCTGTCGACTTGCAGAATCAATCACCAATGCAAAATGGCTCCGAGTCCGAAGGGGAGTGCGGCTGCATTTGCTAGGGAGTTGGTGGTTTATCAATgtgcagctaatttattgctaGCTACCTTTGAGACAATTCagacacgagagagagagagagagaaccaaaACGATTCATCCACATACTATTAAACAAGATGCTGGCTTCTTCTGATGTCGACTATCGTGGCCCGTAATGTTTGCGCGAGGAAGGCACAACAGAAAACGTTTTCATTAAACGCCGTTCTAATATCGACTACTTCTGCCGTAATCATTTAAGTCGTTACTAGCGGGATTCGTTGCTATTCCATGTTAATCCGGAACAGAgccagaaagaaagagagagagagagtgagagcgagAAAGAGCGAGCTTCGGTTATAGTGCGCGTTACCTCGTTGTATGCGTTtaaaaagcgagagagagagaaagagagagagagagagagagagagagagagagcttgcgAACCCGCGTCGTTAACTGGAAATCGGCGTTGATCCGCAGATCGATCACATCGATGTAAAGCCTACGGCGGCCCTTTTGTAATTCACGATCGAAGCAATACGCAGCCAAAAAAACCAGCTTTCTACGACTCCGTACATATCATGAATTTCTCGATGttacccttcttcttcttcttcttcatttttgtttttcttctctCGAATCCATTCGGCAGTCACTCTGCCGGAAGTCGATGGTTACCGTTTTCATAGCTCATTCGAAAACGTTCTTTCAATTTCCGAATCGCGAGATATTCTTTGCGCGACACGCACAAAAAAAAGAACACCGAGAAGCTTTTGAACGAGTCCCCTTAGAGAAACGagatcacacacacacacacacacatacatacaccgACCCACCGCCACACGTGCACACACGTGAGATCACGAGAAAACGACTGAAAGTAAACGAATATAAATATTAGCCCGCCGTACTCTGGTTGTAGTCGAGGAAAATCGGTTTCGGGAGCGACGATCGAACAACCCTGTCGCGGCGATGaggaaacaaacaaaaaactaTTGTAACTCGTAGAGCGCGTTCATTGGCGAGCCTTGTTCGGCGAATTGTTCGAGATTTATAATGTAATCGTAATTACAATCTTTATAGACGTTTTTCGATATTTCTTGGTAATAAGCGAGCGACACTTGTTACGCGATCCGTTCATAAATTGAGGAAGAGAAGACCGCGCGTTTCGACGAACgaagaaaataacgaaaataccccccaaaaaaaaaaaagagagagagagaacaatgGAAAACGACTTCGCACATAGGAGTATCAACGGAATGCTCAAAAATTGCTTTCACTCGCCATTTTGTACCGATCGTTTCGATGAATCCgtgtttatattaatttttacaatCATTCCGACGAATCCCCGTGGGCAGTTCGGCGATAAATGATCTCGCGAACGATGTCCGTCTGCTATCCGGTTCGTTCCGCTCGAGGATAGCAGAAAAATTGATCGAGTTTCAATAaagacaaaaacaaaaaaaaaaaagaaaagaacgctGCAAGGACACGCGCGTGTCAATTCATGAACGTGTCTCGTTGCGACATGGCTCCGCGTCAGAGCGTCGAGCGACGAAACACACCTTTGTGTTTCATCGAGGAGACTGAAAACGCTTCTAGCACGCCAATATGTAATTAACCGAACGAAACGTTCTGGTAACTCGAGCGATCTGTAACACCTGTATCGGGCGAGGTACAACGAGGAACGTCTTCGGCACAGAGAAGGGGAAGTGGCGGGGTCGTAgggaaaagaaaggaaattaGCAGCCGGGGGAAAGAATGCCACGAGAAGCGGGCCAATTTAGCATCTGCTGAGAATAGAACCTAGTGTGACCAGTTAGGCGCGTCCGTGGGGAGTGAACGCGAGGTTGAGAGAGCTTCGCTTGCTGGAACGCTGGAGGCAGGCGCAGGTTTCTCTGGTGTCGTCGTTGTACATTGATGTGATAAGGCTTTTACCGAGAAAAGGCAGAGCAGtaacgaaaagaaagaaagaaagagaacgaatgagagcgagagagagagagagaaagagagaaaaggaatGATAAGTCGTAACGTTGTAATTCATTAATCCGCCGTGCTTAACGTGAACTCTACGTCGCCCTAGCACCACCGATTTCCGAACGTTAAACTGTCTTTCTAGCGCCAGGCCCCTCTGTATTACGTGTCGTGTAGCGTCGATTCGTACCGTAACGTATCGCGAACGAGCGAGCATCCCGACGACCCGATGATACCAGTCCACGTTCAACCCTAGTCGCGCCATTGTCGTCTCGAGCCACGAAAACATTTGATTTTGTATGAAGATTCGACCTTGACAAACGATACCCGTCGGACTTGTATCATTCGTCCGGGGTCTCTTCTCGTCCAAGCCACTGGGAactgtgtacagtgaattctcgatatatgtcaacgacacgggccttgccagcgtcgcgtatcgtccaggagacattacCGAGGTCATCCCTACGCCGCGGTAgccggggataattccgcgacgtttatcatcgaggcgtcggcgacatatatagagagaccACTGTTCGGAGGCCCGGGCACGCGAGGCGCGTGCGTACACGAATATTTTCGGTTCGCTTCGATCTCGAGGGCGGAGGGGACGCTCGCCGAGAACACGAGGATTCCGGTGTGCCGCGACCGGAAACGCGCTCGTAGTTCTACGTAGCATATAGACTCTTTTACGACTTTCCATACCGAGGGTAAATCGCTAATTAATATTCGCCTATTGTAAGACTCACGCCTAAGAGGACGCGTCACTTTTTCGCACGGCCAGAGAGGCATAGTTCCGGTCGCGGGGCCGGAGCGAGAAAAAAACTGCCGGGGGCGGTTCCCTTCCGATCGGATCGAAGCAGAGCCGATCCAGTCGGGACCGATCGACGCGTCGATCATTCGGTGATCCACGGCGCTTGCTTTCCGGGGGCGCAGCGGCATTGAAATATCCTTTCCGTTGCGGTTCTAGCCCCCTTGCTACGACGGCGATGAATCGGTTGCGAACCTAGTTAAAAAAAACCAAGGCTCGAGTGTCTCTTCATGACCTTGATTTTCTTTGATCGAAGAACGCGACGATCTTGACGTTTGATTTCATAGGTTTCTTCGTCCCCCGGGAGAATGATTGATTCGTTCGCGAGAGTGTCGCTCTTGCTCGTAGCAGAGGGGCTTAACGGTGGTTTAATAGTATGATAGCGACACTGATTTGTAGCATTTCGAAGGGAATTCTTGTGAATGTAATTTGCAAGGCTGCCGCGCGTTTCCGCGGCAACGTTATTGTAGCCGATGTTTCTTAGTTGAATAGAGGTGTTTGCTGTATCGTCTCTTTGCAATTAAATTGTCAAACTTAACGTAGCAGTAGGGTGCGATATTCAGTAATTGTAAGGTTAACCTTTCGAGCCTCGACGCCGTTCGACGATTAGCGTACACTCACCCACCAACCCGCCCTTCCAACCCCCCGATCGTGCTCTCCATTTCTTCAAGCTGTCCCGCTTCTCATCGAGTCCCTTCGCAGAATCCCACCGACACAGAACAAAAGAGAGGAACTTCGATTTGTGATACTTTTTATACCTTCGACGTGGGCGTGATGATTTCGTGATCGTTTGTCAACGCGTATCGTTTTTTCCGTAGCCTGTAgtaccccccaccccacccccgcCCCCGTTCGTTTCCGAACTCGAGGCTCGAAGGGTTGAACGCCGAGGCTTTAAGTTTCCGATACATTATATAAAATAGGAAATAATGTACGCTTTTGTTTAACGTCATCGAACGAGATCTTGCagaaatataattgaaaataaaaaccacAGGACCTTGTTCTTTCAGGACACACTGTCAGCACGGGACATTTGTCGCGAGAAAACTTACCAGGCCGGAGCCCGGGCTGCATTTGCGACTCGCATGAATTCGTCGGCGgggaaagaaaaaattgttggaAAGCATTATCCGACTTTTACTGTTGAAATGATTTCCTGTGAAATTCGCGCATCGATCGCGTTACAGCGGTGGAAGCTGTGGGGAATATTTGGCCCATTTCAATCGGATAAGGCTGCCGCGATATATCTGGCAAAATCATGTTGCTATATTAACCGGTTCAGGACCCAAACGAGAATAAGCTTCCCGGTTCCTTTCGAATTTTGCCTCTCGCCTGTATTACCCGTTTAATTAGAGCAGAACGATAAGGGGATCCCGGTGGATTACTGATTTAATTTCGATTTGCTAATACGATTCGCCGATTTGGTAGGTTGATCAAAGGATCATGACGTTTAATCATAGCTACAATGACATTTCCATCACAATACCGTAACGATGTACCACGCAGTTGACAGTGGGCAACTCTCTTCACGGTCCAATCACGGCAAAGGCGCCGTTTAATCCTGCCTTGCGGACGGATCCTCTATTCATAATCCATTTAAATGGACTTCGTCGGAGCGGCGGCCTCGGTCGGATCTCAAAGACCGACTGTGTCTTTGTTTTCGGGGCAGATAGGGATCGTCGGTGCAAACGAAATTCCACCGAGGCTGGGAGCGACGGCAGCATCAAACGCCTTCGACGTGTTTGCTGGCCCGCATTTCCATGGGCCGACAATAAATACCGGCCAGAGGACGTTTCTGTGACCGTCGAGACGATCCTGCGATCCGGACGATCGTTTCCATCCCCGGAGCTGCCCCGCTCCAACCCCTGCGTAGAGGTCATGCTCGACCGACCCCCGCCCGGAAGTTCGATCCGTGGAAATCCGCGAGAGCGCGTCGAAGTTCGAGAGGCCGGCCGAGAACTTTGGTAAAAGCGTCGATTGTTTAATAACCTCGGACCGTTCTTTTCGTTTTAACGTAATTTCAATCGGGACCGGGGTATAATCAGCCCCCGGTCCGCGAACGGTTTTTTTCTCGCACCGGAGAACTTCCAGCCCGGGGGGCGAACAGCGTTGGTAAGTTGAACGGACCGAATAATTGGATAAGTTCGTGAAATATTGCCGATTAAGAGCGAAGTTGTAGAGAGCGGATGAAAAATACGAGTTCGACTAATCCGAATATTCGCGAGACCAGGGTCGCCCGGGTTAAGATTCGAATTTAAGAGGGCTATTAAAAATACGTGCAAACACAGCCGGGCCTCTCCCCGTTAATCCTTGTATCAGCCTAGAACCTGCCCGAGTGGTTTGCATTAACAAAATCCGCGTCGATGAAATTTTATCGTTCCGCGAGCAGACTCTCGCCGGCAAAAATAAGACAGAGACTCGTGCTGGTATCAATGGACAGCTGGAATATTAAATTCAATGCTATTTAAACCGAAGAATAATCGAGAAAACGCTTTTCTACCATTTTCGAATCGTTCGCTGTGTCCGGCTCATGctgtacagcgatttctccgtatatgtcgccgagacctggataataactgtcgcggaattatccccactaccgcggggtatacaccgtgagccacgaacctcgagaggcctaggacgcggaggagtgtaaacataacacgtgtcgttgacatattagggggacccataagtaatcaattattttgaaatctaaaacaaactttgtagtaaattgaagtttttatttcttaacctccttcccgtactttaacgagtctgactcgtgatgaagattttcgcacaaacgtaaacatcacgagtcagagtcgtggaatgatttacaaGTGACTGTATCACAGGTGtttacatttcggctagtattgcaactgttttcgagcattctggtctgtttaccgcgcattgacccctacagtttgggcccggatttcgtcgaactaAATGACACGGGAAGAGGTTAATTGATTATATAATCTCCGtggttatcaaggacagtttgccatctttcctgcaaattttcaatccccctcttatagaaatccagggttaagCAAAATATGGCTATCTTGATGCCTCCTTACATGTTCTAtagaatgttttatttgttGACcttgttgacacttgttgaccttcaatacatctccataaacatcgcaaattttctttgttgtcaccgttgcattaaataccgcatgaaaatgaaaaagtatgcaatgacgaatatgatccacggaaggtacggacgccgccattttattacagggttgtgaaaagaattatactttttagaatattttgaacacaggctgcttaccgaaaactgtaaaagaatacgtgtttcaacgatcggtactaaaggcaaaagaaattctttgcaaataattgattacttatgggtacccctaatatatcgagagttcgctGTAATCGAAATTATAGGGGAGGAAGCCAGGTTCGTGTTTAGAGGAATGTTCGGAAGCGTTTGATAGTAATTGTTTACATAGTTTATTGTAATGTCAATTATATACAAATTTAAAATTACGTCCAGTGCTTCTACTCTGTCACACAACGTCCCATTACTCGACAATTACGACCAGTTCTCTCGTCATTCACTTcgatcacctttgtttttttcgGCAGTTCAATATCAGCGACTCGACGAACCACTAAATGTAATTATTCGTTATTTACAGTCTAAACCCGCTCTCAAACCAGAGTCCTCACCGCATTCGCATACCGTCGATtcacactaaaaaaaaaaaaacatcataCTAAAACAACGGGTTCGTCCCGTTCGTTTATCTCTTCGCTCTCCCCATCGATCGTGAACGCGATCGGCGATCGCTCGGCAGAAAATC carries:
- the Rab6 gene encoding RAS oncogene family member Rab6 isoform X1 translates to MSSSGDFGNPLRKFKLVFLGEQSVGKTSLITRFMYDSFDNTYQATIGIDFLSKTMYLEDRTVRLQLWDTAGQERFRSLIPSYIRDSTVAVVVYDITNANSFHQTSKWIDDVRAERGSDVIIMLVGNKTDLSEKRQVPTEEGERKAKELNVMFTETSAKAGYNVKQLFRRVAAALPGMDSTENKPPEDTVDLQNQSPMQNGSESEGECGCIC
- the Rab6 gene encoding RAS oncogene family member Rab6 isoform X2; the encoded protein is MSSSGDFGNPLRKFKLVFLGEQSVGKTSLITRFMYDSFDNTYQATIGIDFLSKTMYLEDRTVRLQLWDTAGQERFRSLIPSYIRDSTVAVVVYDITNANSFHQTSKWIDDVRAERGSDVIIMLVGNKTDLSEKRQVPTEEGERKAKELNVMFTETSAKAGYNVKQLFRRVAAALPGMDSTENKPPEDMQEVVLKDTPIELKATENRCAC